A section of the Streptomyces sp. CG1 genome encodes:
- a CDS encoding DUF6412 domain-containing protein has translation MVRSLARSRALALLLLLLLLPVLLLDTGNLTATVALAATAAAGSALTLCSLLAARSAPAVPPTRVRTAIRDRARRTAFLPQRDPDAPGRRRPRAPGLALPATAA, from the coding sequence GTGGTCCGCAGTCTCGCGCGGTCGCGTGCGCTCGCCCTGCTTCTGCTGCTTCTGCTGCTGCCGGTCCTGCTGCTCGACACCGGCAATCTGACCGCGACCGTGGCGCTGGCCGCGACCGCCGCCGCCGGTTCCGCGCTCACCCTCTGCTCCCTCCTCGCCGCCCGCAGCGCACCCGCCGTCCCGCCCACCCGGGTGCGTACGGCGATCCGCGACCGGGCCCGGCGTACGGCCTTCCTGCCCCAGCGCGATCCCGACGCGCCGGGCCGGCGCCGGCCCAGGGCACCCGGCCTCGCCCTTCCGGCGACCGCCGCGTAG
- a CDS encoding serine hydrolase domain-containing protein, with protein MPRTPTCVLSDASPVRVGDGHAVDRFVEIGSFTKVLTGTALMRMAAAGLLDADDPVERRLPAAAGTGITLRHLATHTSGLPRLPPGVQGRDPYAAFDADALRGLLGRLDQVAVRPPGQEEEYSNLGYAVLGAALAGAAGAPYEELLAEYVLRPLDVHEVSVRPEAGRRLLAPGFLGRDRRPWTMDGAILPAGGLWATPRAVADLLVRLAIERRLGDPAPSWQTAGALLWHNGATRHASVFAGAMADGRWVVVHRLGGRSDRTDRMGIDLLRGDGSPAS; from the coding sequence GTGCCGCGTACTCCCACCTGCGTCCTGAGCGACGCGTCTCCCGTACGCGTCGGTGACGGTCACGCGGTGGACCGGTTCGTGGAGATCGGCTCGTTCACCAAGGTGCTCACCGGTACGGCGCTCATGCGCATGGCCGCCGCGGGCCTGCTCGACGCCGACGACCCCGTCGAGCGCCGGCTCCCCGCCGCCGCGGGCACCGGGATCACGCTGCGGCATCTGGCCACCCACACGTCCGGGCTGCCCCGCCTCCCACCCGGCGTCCAAGGCCGTGATCCGTACGCCGCGTTCGACGCCGACGCCCTGCGCGGGCTGCTCGGCCGGCTGGACCAGGTGGCGGTCCGGCCGCCGGGACAGGAGGAGGAGTACTCCAACCTCGGGTACGCCGTGCTGGGCGCGGCGCTGGCCGGCGCGGCGGGTGCGCCGTACGAGGAACTGCTCGCCGAGTACGTGCTGCGGCCGCTGGACGTCCATGAGGTGAGCGTGCGGCCCGAGGCCGGCCGGCGGCTGCTCGCCCCCGGGTTCCTCGGGCGGGACCGCAGGCCCTGGACCATGGACGGGGCGATCCTTCCGGCGGGCGGGCTGTGGGCCACCCCGCGCGCGGTCGCCGATCTGCTCGTCCGGCTGGCGATCGAGCGCCGGCTGGGAGATCCGGCACCCTCGTGGCAGACGGCCGGCGCACTGCTCTGGCACAACGGCGCGACCCGGCACGCCTCCGTCTTCGCCGGGGCCATGGCGGACGGCCGCTGGGTGGTCGTCCACCGGCTGGGCGGCCGCTCGGACCGCACCGACCGGATGGGCATCGACCTGCTCAGGGGCGACGGCTCACCGGCCTCCTGA
- a CDS encoding YidC/Oxa1 family membrane protein insertase produces MSVFSLFARLVEQLADLLQPLFHASAAAAAIILFTALVRLLVHPLSRAAARGQRARAALQPKIAELRKKHAKDPQRLQKAVMELHAEEKVSPFSGLLPGLFQLPAFFLLYHLFSSSTIGGEANRLLSHRLLSAPLGGKWADALGAGGPFGPAGLVYLGLFVLVAAVAAFNYRRTKRMMANNPVTVAAGDGEQAPGLGAVNKAMPFLSFFTLVTVAVVPLAAALYVVTSTTWSAVERAALYQ; encoded by the coding sequence ATGTCCGTCTTCTCCCTCTTCGCCCGCCTGGTCGAGCAGCTCGCCGACCTGCTCCAGCCGCTCTTCCACGCCTCCGCGGCCGCCGCCGCGATCATCCTGTTCACCGCGCTCGTACGGCTCCTCGTCCATCCGCTGTCCCGTGCCGCCGCGCGCGGCCAGCGCGCCCGCGCCGCGCTCCAGCCGAAGATCGCCGAGCTGCGGAAGAAGCACGCGAAGGACCCGCAGCGGCTGCAGAAGGCGGTCATGGAACTCCACGCCGAGGAAAAGGTCTCGCCGTTCTCCGGATTGCTGCCCGGCCTGTTCCAGCTGCCCGCCTTCTTCCTGCTCTACCACCTCTTCTCCAGCTCCACGATCGGCGGCGAGGCCAACCGCCTGCTCTCCCATCGGCTGCTCTCGGCGCCGCTCGGCGGGAAGTGGGCCGACGCGCTCGGCGCCGGCGGGCCGTTCGGCCCGGCCGGGCTGGTCTACCTCGGGCTCTTCGTCCTCGTCGCGGCCGTCGCCGCCTTCAACTACCGGCGTACCAAGCGGATGATGGCGAACAACCCGGTCACGGTGGCCGCCGGGGACGGCGAGCAGGCGCCGGGGCTCGGCGCGGTCAACAAGGCCATGCCGTTCCTGTCCTTCTTCACGCTCGTCACCGTGGCGGTCGTACCGCTCGCCGCCGCGCTGTACGTCGTCACCAGCACGACCTGGAGTGCCGTGGAGCGGGCGGCCCTCTATCAGTGA